One window of Chloroflexota bacterium genomic DNA carries:
- a CDS encoding DUF433 domain-containing protein — protein sequence MVTTLLDRITIDPAISLGKPTIRGLRYPVESILELLSSGMSTEEILADYEDLERDDILAALAFDARPSQIKRISA from the coding sequence CTGGTGACGACATTACTTGATCGGATCACCATTGACCCGGCCATTAGCCTCGGCAAACCGACCATTCGCGGCCTGCGCTACCCGGTCGAATCAATACTCGAACTGCTCAGTTCCGGCATGAGCACCGAGGAGATTCTGGCCGATTACGAGGACCTCGAACGGGATGACATCCTCGCGGCCCTGGCGTTCGATGCGCGGCCGAGTCAGATCAAACGCATCAGCGCTTGA
- the thiO gene encoding glycine oxidase ThiO — protein sequence MSDVIVVGGGVIGLLSALRMAQAGLSVEVFEKSDPFTEASWAGLGVLSPSAAAGRPPELVRLMQASLALYAPLAAELKRATRIDIAFEHEGMLYAAMNDAEMAELAASSHTQTEAGVPVRVVSRQEAHGLEPHLAPSVAGAVIYSASGVVDNWRLASALVMAATQAGVHIHPNTPVSSIEIGGGRVSGVQVGGELKRAPLVVLAAGAWCSQLVGAAVPVGPAKGQALLLDCAKIPDFRVTRVLDSHAGYVVPRHGNRVLIGATVEDAGFDKQVSDKAIDELVAGAIGLVPALTDATVIETWAGLRPRSADDQPVLGPVPGYEGLIAAAGHFRNGILLAPVTAECVRDWATGKPVNPDAARFSPARFARAAG from the coding sequence ATGAGCGACGTCATCGTTGTCGGCGGCGGGGTCATCGGTCTGCTGTCGGCCCTGCGGATGGCCCAGGCCGGACTGTCCGTGGAGGTTTTTGAGAAGAGCGACCCGTTCACCGAAGCGTCATGGGCGGGTCTCGGCGTACTGTCGCCGTCGGCGGCAGCGGGTCGGCCGCCAGAACTGGTGCGGTTGATGCAGGCCAGCCTGGCGCTCTACGCGCCGCTGGCGGCGGAACTGAAGCGCGCTACCCGCATCGATATTGCATTCGAGCACGAAGGTATGCTGTATGCGGCCATGAACGACGCCGAGATGGCCGAACTCGCTGCATCGAGCCACACGCAGACTGAGGCGGGCGTGCCCGTGCGCGTGGTTTCGCGCCAGGAAGCGCACGGCCTGGAGCCGCACCTGGCGCCGTCGGTGGCCGGCGCGGTGATCTATTCGGCGTCGGGCGTCGTGGACAACTGGCGGTTGGCCAGTGCGCTGGTGATGGCGGCCACCCAGGCCGGCGTCCATATTCACCCGAACACGCCGGTATCATCGATCGAGATCGGTGGCGGCCGGGTGAGCGGGGTGCAGGTGGGCGGTGAACTCAAGCGTGCGCCGCTGGTCGTCCTCGCCGCGGGCGCATGGTGCAGCCAGTTAGTTGGAGCAGCGGTGCCGGTTGGCCCCGCCAAGGGCCAGGCGCTGCTGCTGGATTGTGCGAAGATTCCGGATTTCCGTGTAACGCGCGTACTGGACAGCCATGCCGGGTATGTGGTGCCGCGCCACGGCAATCGCGTGCTGATCGGCGCAACGGTCGAGGATGCCGGGTTCGACAAGCAGGTCAGCGACAAAGCGATTGACGAACTCGTCGCCGGCGCGATCGGCCTGGTGCCGGCGCTGACGGACGCGACGGTGATTGAGACGTGGGCTGGCTTGCGCCCACGGTCGGCCGATGACCAGCCGGTGCTAGGACCTGTGCCCGGCTACGAGGGGCTGATTGCCGCGGCGGGGCATTTCCGAAACGGCATTCTGCTGGCGCCGGTTACCGCCGAGTGCGTGCGCGACTGGGCAACCGGCAAGCCGGTCAACCCGGATGCGGCGCGCTTCTCACCGGCGCGGTTTGCACGCGCAGCGGGATAG
- a CDS encoding pyridoxal phosphate-dependent aminotransferase, with amino-acid sequence MKLANRMARLGTEGAFEVLQRARAIEALGHNVIHMEIGEPDFDTPINVVEAGVQALRGGYTHYAPSAGLPELREAIAAHIAASRKIKAGSENVVVVPGAKPIMYFVMTALLEEGDEVIYPDPGFPIYASMANFLGASARPMRLRGSNGWRFDPDEFRATVTPRTRLIILNSPHNPTGTVLTRDELEVIAEAAQQYDCMVLSDEIYERIIYDGTHLSIASLPGMAERTIVLDGFSKAYAMTGWRLGYGVMPVWLADAVTKLQTNSNSCVATFTQLAGLEAIKGRQDDVERMVASFRRRRDVIVSGLNSIPGLRCAMPAGAFYAFPNVEGTGKSSDEVARYLLQEAHVACLRGDGFGDMGAGYLRFAYAQSVEAIEEALDRIDRAVRKLR; translated from the coding sequence ATGAAGCTTGCAAATCGCATGGCGCGCCTGGGCACCGAAGGCGCATTTGAGGTGTTGCAGCGCGCCCGGGCGATTGAGGCGCTCGGCCATAACGTCATCCATATGGAGATCGGCGAGCCGGACTTCGACACGCCGATCAACGTCGTGGAGGCGGGCGTGCAGGCGCTGCGCGGTGGCTACACGCACTACGCGCCTTCGGCGGGGCTGCCGGAATTACGCGAGGCGATTGCCGCACACATCGCAGCCAGCCGGAAGATCAAGGCTGGATCCGAAAACGTCGTCGTGGTGCCGGGCGCCAAGCCGATCATGTACTTTGTGATGACGGCGCTGCTGGAGGAAGGCGACGAGGTCATCTACCCCGATCCGGGCTTCCCGATCTATGCCTCGATGGCCAACTTCCTGGGCGCGAGCGCCAGGCCGATGCGCCTGCGCGGGTCGAACGGCTGGCGCTTTGATCCGGACGAGTTCCGCGCCACGGTAACGCCGCGCACCCGGCTGATTATCCTAAATTCACCGCACAACCCGACCGGCACGGTGCTGACGCGCGATGAGCTTGAAGTTATCGCCGAGGCTGCGCAGCAATACGACTGCATGGTGCTGTCCGACGAGATCTACGAGCGCATCATCTACGACGGCACGCACCTCAGCATCGCCTCGCTGCCCGGCATGGCCGAGCGCACCATCGTGCTTGACGGCTTCTCCAAGGCGTACGCCATGACGGGCTGGCGGCTCGGTTACGGCGTGATGCCGGTCTGGCTGGCCGATGCGGTGACGAAGTTGCAGACCAACTCCAACTCGTGTGTCGCCACGTTCACGCAACTGGCCGGCCTGGAGGCGATCAAGGGGCGGCAGGACGACGTCGAGAGAATGGTGGCCTCGTTCCGCCGCCGCCGCGACGTGATTGTAAGTGGACTGAACTCGATCCCCGGCCTGCGTTGCGCGATGCCAGCCGGCGCGTTCTATGCGTTCCCGAACGTCGAGGGCACCGGCAAAAGCTCCGACGAGGTGGCGCGCTATCTGCTTCAGGAAGCGCACGTTGCCTGCCTGCGTGGCGATGGCTTTGGCGACATGGGGGCGGGTTACCTGCGTTTTGCGTATGCGCAGTCGGTTGAGGCCATTGAAGAGGCGCTCGACCGCATTGACCGGGCCGTGCGCAAGCTGCGCTAA
- a CDS encoding ATP-binding protein gives MPDPVAFPFAALVGQSEMKTALLLSVINPAVGGVLLIGPRGTGKTTAARALVHLMPTVQRSRCQWGCEPEMAFGGGPDAVCEECAKKLARGEALTYPDVMRFVELPLSAGLSDVVGRVNEVALERGNFRLEQGILSAANKSLLYVDEVNLLDAPIVDVILDAAAQGRYTVRRGPVAGTFQARFILVGSMNPEEGALRPQIMDRFGLRVIVDALTESTDRLALYERVRAFRQDPSGFARHWERETLLLTQEIVDARERLPAIELSADAGQLGIHLVQKLAIASHRAEFTMFEAARARAAADGRAEAGPDDVRAVAPMALRLRRSAFMERFGAEMTREDTEIHAVLGESV, from the coding sequence ATGCCCGATCCCGTGGCATTCCCGTTCGCAGCGCTGGTAGGCCAGTCCGAGATGAAGACGGCGCTGCTGCTGAGCGTCATCAACCCGGCGGTGGGCGGCGTGCTGCTCATCGGACCGCGCGGCACGGGCAAGACGACGGCGGCGCGCGCGCTGGTGCACCTCATGCCGACCGTGCAGCGCTCGCGCTGCCAGTGGGGCTGCGAGCCGGAGATGGCGTTCGGCGGCGGGCCCGATGCCGTGTGCGAGGAGTGCGCCAAGAAACTTGCGCGCGGGGAAGCGCTGACATACCCCGACGTCATGCGCTTTGTCGAACTTCCGCTCAGCGCGGGGTTGTCCGACGTCGTGGGCCGCGTCAATGAAGTCGCACTCGAGCGCGGCAACTTCCGGCTCGAACAGGGCATCCTCTCCGCGGCAAACAAGAGCCTGCTGTACGTGGACGAAGTGAATCTGCTCGACGCCCCAATTGTGGATGTCATCCTCGATGCCGCCGCGCAGGGCCGCTACACCGTGCGGCGCGGACCCGTAGCAGGCACCTTTCAAGCGCGGTTCATCCTCGTCGGGTCGATGAATCCGGAAGAAGGCGCACTGCGCCCGCAAATCATGGATCGCTTCGGACTGCGCGTGATCGTCGACGCGTTGACGGAATCCACCGACCGCCTGGCGCTCTATGAGCGCGTGCGCGCGTTCCGGCAGGACCCATCGGGCTTTGCACGCCACTGGGAGCGCGAGACGCTGCTGCTCACTCAGGAAATTGTGGACGCTCGCGAGCGCCTGCCCGCCATCGAGTTGTCGGCGGACGCGGGCCAGCTCGGCATCCATCTCGTGCAGAAACTCGCCATCGCGTCGCATCGCGCCGAGTTCACCATGTTCGAAGCGGCGCGCGCGCGCGCCGCCGCCGACGGGCGCGCCGAGGCCGGGCCGGACGATGTGCGCGCGGTCGCGCCGATGGCCCTGCGCCTGCGCCGCAGCGCATTCATGGAGCGCTTTGGCGCAGAGATGACGCGCGAAGACACGGAGATCCACGCGGTGCTCGGGGAATCTGTGTGA